A stretch of the Streptomyces sp. NBC_00078 genome encodes the following:
- a CDS encoding class F sortase, whose amino-acid sequence MSEHADHERSSGSARLLMGTAWAVLLLGLWLWGRQVTDIRQGTAAPAGAGDLASVGRPPDAELPPAARPLGDALPQRIDIPDLGVQAPVVARGLDRQGAIDPPPYDQAGVVGWYAAGARPGAAGAALMVGHVDTETRPAVFYKLSTVRPGENVRVVRDDGKVAEFTVDDVRVQERDRFDARQAYGQHRPGRSELRLITCGGTFDRVSHSYTANVIVSAYLTGTSL is encoded by the coding sequence ATGTCCGAGCACGCCGACCACGAGCGTTCCTCCGGCTCCGCCCGTCTGCTGATGGGCACGGCCTGGGCGGTGCTGCTGCTCGGGCTGTGGCTGTGGGGGCGGCAGGTGACCGACATACGGCAGGGCACAGCCGCCCCGGCCGGCGCCGGCGACCTGGCCTCGGTCGGACGGCCGCCGGATGCGGAACTTCCGCCCGCGGCCCGCCCGTTGGGGGACGCGCTGCCGCAGCGCATCGACATTCCCGACCTGGGCGTCCAGGCGCCCGTGGTGGCCCGTGGCCTGGACCGGCAGGGGGCGATCGACCCGCCGCCCTACGACCAGGCGGGCGTCGTCGGCTGGTACGCGGCCGGGGCCAGACCGGGGGCCGCCGGGGCCGCGCTGATGGTGGGGCACGTCGACACCGAGACCCGCCCCGCCGTCTTCTACAAGCTGAGCACCGTACGGCCCGGCGAGAACGTCCGCGTCGTCCGCGACGACGGCAAGGTCGCCGAGTTCACTGTGGACGACGTGCGGGTACAGGAACGCGACCGCTTCGACGCCCGACAGGCCTACGGGCAACACCGGCCGGGGCGCTCCGAGCTGCGGCTGATCACCTGCGGCGGCACCTTCGACCGGGTCAGCCACAGTTACACGGCGAACGTGATCGTCTCGGCCTACCTCACCGGAACCAGCCTGTGA
- a CDS encoding HAD-IIA family hydrolase — protein sequence MADRRPIESWLTDMDGVLIHEGVPIPGADAFLKKLRESGKPFLVLTNNSIYTPRDLHARLRRMGLDVPVESIWTSALATAQFLDDQRPGGSAYVIGEAGLTTALHDIGYILTDHEPDYVVLGETRTYSFEAMTKAVRLIDAGARFICTNPDETGPSAEGALPATGAVAALITKATGKQPYFAGKPNPLMMRTGLNAIGAHSETSAMIGDRMDTDVLAGMEAGMQTFLVLTGLTRPEQVEDFPYRPSKIVDSIADLVDRI from the coding sequence ATGGCAGACCGCAGGCCCATCGAGTCGTGGCTCACCGACATGGACGGTGTGCTCATCCACGAGGGCGTACCGATCCCCGGCGCCGACGCCTTCCTGAAGAAGCTCCGCGAGTCCGGCAAGCCCTTCCTGGTCCTCACCAACAACTCGATCTACACCCCGCGCGACCTGCACGCCCGGCTGCGGCGCATGGGCCTGGACGTGCCGGTCGAGTCCATCTGGACCTCGGCGCTCGCCACCGCCCAGTTCCTGGACGACCAGCGGCCGGGCGGCTCGGCGTACGTCATCGGCGAGGCGGGTCTCACCACCGCACTGCACGACATCGGGTACATCCTCACCGACCACGAGCCCGACTATGTCGTCCTCGGCGAGACGCGGACGTATTCCTTCGAGGCCATGACCAAGGCGGTACGGCTGATCGACGCCGGCGCCCGTTTCATCTGCACCAACCCCGACGAGACCGGCCCCTCCGCCGAGGGCGCGCTGCCCGCGACCGGCGCGGTGGCCGCGCTGATCACCAAGGCGACCGGCAAGCAGCCGTACTTCGCCGGCAAGCCCAACCCGCTGATGATGCGCACCGGGCTCAACGCGATCGGCGCCCACTCCGAGACCAGCGCGATGATCGGCGACCGCATGGACACCGACGTGCTGGCCGGCATGGAGGCCGGGATGCAGACGTTCCTGGTGCTCACCGGGCTGACCCGGCCCGAGCAGGTCGAGGACTTCCCGTACCGGCCGTCCAAGATCGTCGACTCGATCGCGGATCTGGTCGACCGGATCTGA
- a CDS encoding phosphonatase-like hydrolase has protein sequence MMTTDPRDIRLVVLDMAGTTVADGGLVEQAFAAAARHLDAEPDSMLDHVRATMGESKISVFRHLFGDERLAQRANAAFEAAYADLVDGGRIAPLPGAREAIEELTAQGRTVVLTTGFARTTQDAILSALGWQDLVPLTLCPADAGGRGRPYPDMVLTAFLRTAAADGVRQIAVAGDTSYDMLSGVRAGAGVVAGVRTGAHDADALRAAGATHVLDSVGRLPALLAP, from the coding sequence ATGATGACCACGGACCCCCGCGACATCCGGCTCGTCGTTCTCGACATGGCCGGCACCACCGTCGCCGACGGTGGCCTCGTCGAGCAGGCCTTCGCGGCGGCCGCACGGCACCTCGACGCCGAGCCCGACTCGATGCTGGACCACGTCCGCGCCACCATGGGCGAGTCCAAGATCTCCGTCTTCAGGCACCTGTTCGGGGACGAGCGACTCGCGCAACGCGCCAACGCCGCCTTCGAGGCGGCGTACGCGGATCTCGTCGACGGCGGCAGGATCGCGCCGCTGCCCGGCGCGCGCGAGGCCATCGAGGAGCTCACCGCGCAGGGCCGTACGGTCGTACTGACCACCGGCTTCGCGCGCACCACACAGGACGCGATCCTGTCCGCGCTCGGCTGGCAGGACCTGGTGCCCCTGACGCTGTGCCCCGCCGACGCCGGGGGCCGCGGACGCCCGTACCCCGACATGGTTCTGACCGCGTTCCTGCGTACGGCGGCCGCGGACGGCGTACGGCAGATCGCCGTCGCGGGCGACACCTCGTACGACATGCTCAGCGGCGTCCGCGCGGGCGCCGGTGTGGTCGCCGGGGTCCGCACCGGGGCGCACGACGCGGACGCGCTGCGGGCGGCCGGGGCGACCCATGTGCTCGACTCCGTCGGCCGGTTGCCGGCACTGCTCGCGCCCTGA
- a CDS encoding TIGR03364 family FAD-dependent oxidoreductase — MKVTVVGAGVVGTMHAWQAVERGHEVVQIEREAEARGASLRNFGQIWVSGRAGGEELETALRARELWERIGERVPGLGFRANGSLTVVRGPLELAVAEAAVAREDSAARAYKLLAPAEARALNPALRGEFTAALHCERDGAVEPRTAQLALRAELLKSPNYTFLPGREVRDVVGAAAVRDDHGEVHHADAVVLCTGASLGGLVRELAGPDLPVRRVRLQMMQTDPLGEPLTTSVADADSFRYYPAYASGALDELNARQPQAPTARDHRMQLLMVQRADGGLTIGDTHEYEHPFAFDTAEDPYDHLTGVVESLLGRPLPKIRRRWAGVYAQCTDPARVVHRQQVGDAVWLVTGPGGRGMTCSPAIAESTANELGW, encoded by the coding sequence GTGAAAGTGACAGTCGTCGGAGCAGGCGTGGTGGGCACCATGCACGCCTGGCAGGCAGTGGAACGCGGCCACGAGGTCGTGCAGATCGAGCGCGAGGCCGAGGCCCGCGGCGCCTCCCTGCGCAACTTCGGGCAGATCTGGGTGAGTGGGCGAGCAGGCGGAGAGGAACTCGAAACAGCCCTCAGGGCACGGGAGTTGTGGGAGCGGATCGGCGAGCGCGTGCCCGGGCTCGGGTTCCGGGCCAACGGCTCCCTGACCGTCGTCCGCGGCCCCCTCGAACTCGCCGTCGCGGAGGCCGCCGTGGCGCGGGAGGACTCCGCCGCCCGCGCATACAAGCTCCTCGCACCTGCCGAGGCCCGTGCCCTGAACCCCGCCCTGCGCGGCGAGTTCACCGCCGCCCTCCACTGCGAGCGCGACGGCGCCGTGGAGCCGCGTACCGCTCAACTCGCCCTGCGCGCCGAACTGTTGAAGTCCCCGAACTACACTTTCCTGCCCGGGCGGGAGGTCCGGGACGTCGTCGGCGCCGCTGCGGTCCGGGACGATCACGGCGAGGTGCACCACGCCGACGCCGTCGTCCTGTGCACAGGAGCCTCGCTCGGCGGCCTCGTGAGGGAACTCGCCGGACCCGACCTGCCCGTCCGCCGCGTACGCCTGCAGATGATGCAGACCGACCCCCTCGGTGAGCCGCTCACCACGTCCGTCGCGGACGCGGACAGCTTCCGGTACTACCCGGCGTACGCGTCCGGGGCGCTCGACGAACTCAACGCCCGGCAACCGCAGGCCCCCACGGCACGGGACCACCGTATGCAGCTCCTCATGGTCCAGCGCGCCGACGGCGGGCTGACCATCGGCGACACCCACGAGTACGAGCACCCCTTCGCCTTCGACACCGCCGAGGACCCCTACGACCACCTCACCGGGGTCGTCGAGTCCCTCCTCGGCCGCCCGCTGCCGAAGATCCGGCGCCGCTGGGCGGGGGTGTACGCGCAGTGCACCGATCCGGCGCGGGTCGTGCACCGGCAGCAGGTGGGCGACGCGGTGTGGCTGGTCACCGGACCCGGCGGGCGCGGGATGACCTGCTCGCCCGCGATCGCCGAATCCACCGCGAACGAACTCGGCTGGTGA